The genomic region ATTTAATAATGCCTTGCGGCGTTAAATCATATCCTTTAATTTCATCACTTACTCCATCAACAATCACTTCCTTCATTAATGGTTTTTCCTCGCCAATCGCATAAGCTAAACGTACAAAAACCTCTTTTGCTTTATATTTCCTTAAATAATCAACAGCAATTTTCCGCGCCATATAAGCAGCGCTGCGATCAACTTTGGTTCCATCTTTGCCGCTAAAAGAACCTCCTCCAACTGGTACATTTGGACCATACGAATCAATAACTAATTTGCGACCAGTCAAACCACTATCAGCATCAAAACCACCCGTTTGCCAATCGCCAGCTGGATTAATATAATACTTTTCTGCTTTAATTAATTTTCTTACTAATTTTTCTAATGTTTCACGTGAAACATTTTGAAAACTTGCTACAACTGATAAAACTTTTTTACCATAAATAGTCACTTGTGTTTTTCCATCATATGGAAACCTTTCGTAAATTTTTTGACAAAGATAACGCGATAATTCATATTCTAAAGGCATTAAACTTTTTGTGTCACTAGTTGCATAACCATTCATAATCCCTTGATCGCCAGCACCGCCTTTTTCTACGCCTCGAGCAATTTCCAAACTCTGCTCTACTAATCGTATTTCTAATTTAAATTTCAGACCAACAAATTTTTGAATAATTTTTCTTATTTCTTTTTCACCTAATTTTATTCGACTTTTTACTTCACCAATCACAGCCACTAAATTATGACCAGCTAAAATTTCAATGGCTGTGCGCGCAAAGGGATCTTTTTTTAAATAAGCATCAAGCAAAGCATCAGCCATTTGATCGCATAATTTATCAGGGTGTTTTGGTGAAACAAATTCAGCGGTTTTAATTAATTTTTCTTTTTTCATATTTTTTAATTTAATTTTTTATAATTAAAAAACTCTTCCTAAAAAGAAGAGTTTTTCGACCAGTTATCTCTCCCTTTTAGGGTCTGGATTTGGCACCTTCTTTAAGGAGTCACCTTAAAGGGTTGCCGACGGATCATTGGGCCAGTTCCCTCCCCGCACTCGCGATAACTTTTTATTCAATTTTTTATTTTACTAAATTACGTGTATCTAACAACATCTTTTTTTCTTCAGCAATTATTTCTGATAAAATTTCGTTATAATTTGGTACTTTTTCATCTAAAAATTTCTGAAAACCATCAACATCCCCTTGTTTAACAATTTCTTCTAATTTTTCAATTGACTCATCATCAATAATTTCTGACAATTTATTAATAAATCTTAAATATACAACATCAGCTAATTTGGCTAAAAGAGCCAAACGTGATTCCATTGGGATATCATCAAGATTAAGACCTTCAAAAATATCTTTTGATAAATATTCTTTAATTTCTTCTTTAGATATTGGCATTTTTAAAAACTTTTAAATTTTACTAAACGACCTTTTAAAAATTAATTCTGGCCTAGACCTCGCAAAATAGATTTAATTACCCCTAATGGCACTTCTTTGCCTAATTTCTTGTATGCATTAATTAGATCTTCAGCGCCTCCAATTTTAACTTTTGGAGTAATAAGAGCTTGAAATTTAAAATCTTCAGGATTAAGTGTTAGTAATACTTGTTGATCTGATTTTAATGGCAAAACCCAATGAGCTTGAGGCATTTTAAACACCTGGCCCGAGATAGGATCAATAACTTCTGCATTACTCCAAGCTCTAGCAAAAAATTCATCAGTCATTCCTAATTGTTGTTTAATGGTTTGAGCAGCAGCCCAAAAACCACCTTTTCCAACATAAATAGTCGGAAAAACATTTCTTTCTCCAATCATTTCAAAAATTCTAGTAGAAGGCTTGGGTAGCTTTTCTATTTTTGTGATTACTTGTTCAACTGGCTTAGATGGTGGTTCTGGTAAAAGAACATCATGACCAAATGCTCTTTTTGTAAGAGCATAAATATTATCAGCATTGGCAGCTACACCACCAATCAAAGCAGCAATTAATGTCCATTTTCGACGTTTTTTGTCATGCTGAGCTCTTATTTTATCACGCTCTGCCAAAACTTGATCTAATCGACTATCAAGCTCTTCAGCTATATTAATCCATTGCTCATATGATTGAGGGGTTTTTGCAGGATCATTAATTAAATCAGCAATCTCTTTACTAATTTTTTCTACATTTTTATTAGTTTCTTCAATTAAAACTTTGTTTTCTTTACGTTTAATTAATTTATCAGCCAAAGATTTAATAGATCCACCAACAACAACACCTCCAAAAAATCGACGAGCAAAAGCTGTTGCTCCAATTCCCAAAGCAGCAAAGCCAGCACCTCCAGCAGCACCAATTACCCCACCACCGACACCAGCAATCGCTGCGCCAATTAAAGCTTTTTTACCATAGGGCAATGCTTTGTATTTTTCCCACAATTTACCAAAAAACTTGGCATTTTTTATATTTACAGAATTGATCATCGCTCGAATTTCTTCGGCTGTTCTTTCTTCTTCGGCTAAAGTATTAAAAGCTACTTCGCTGATTAATAATTTTTGAATATCA from Patescibacteria group bacterium harbors:
- a CDS encoding methionine adenosyltransferase domain-containing protein, which translates into the protein MKKEKLIKTAEFVSPKHPDKLCDQMADALLDAYLKKDPFARTAIEILAGHNLVAVIGEVKSRIKLGEKEIRKIIQKFVGLKFKLEIRLVEQSLEIARGVEKGGAGDQGIMNGYATSDTKSLMPLEYELSRYLCQKIYERFPYDGKTQVTIYGKKVLSVVASFQNVSRETLEKLVRKLIKAEKYYINPAGDWQTGGFDADSGLTGRKLVIDSYGPNVPVGGGSFSGKDGTKVDRSAAYMARKIAVDYLRKYKAKEVFVRLAYAIGEEKPLMKEVIVDGVSDEIKGYDLTPQGIIKFLNLRNPIFLKTASWGHFGRGFQWDK